The Coccidioides posadasii str. Silveira chromosome 2, complete sequence genomic interval TGCTTCGAGGAGCTTCCAAAGAATGCCGATGACTCTAAGGGTAGCAAGAAAGATCGCGAAAAGGGGCCTGCAAGTCAGCAGAGCCGTCACCGTTTGCATTCCGGCACGGAATGGATAGACTTGCAGTTTGGTACTGGATCCCTCAAGATTGGTGTTTCATTCGTTGAAAATCGGCAACGAAGTCTCACCATGGAAGACTTTGACTTGCTCAAGGTCGTTGGCAAAGGTAGTTTTGGCAAGGTTATGCAAGTCCTGTGAGCTACTTGCTTTCGTCAACCGGGTACTTTCTAGAAAGTGGTACTAATACATTGTTTAAGGAAACGCGATACGGGACGAATCTATGCTATGAAGACTATTCGCAAGGCTCATATCATCTCACGCTCCGAGGTCGAGCACACATTAGCTGAGAGATCCGTCCTTTCCCAGATTAACAATCCCTTCATTGTCCCACTCAAGTTTTCATTCCAATCTCCAGAAAAGCTCTACCTTGTCCTTGCCTTCGTGAATGGCGGTGAATTGTTTCACCATCTCCAGAGGGAACAGCGTTTCGACATCAACAGGGCCAGGTTCTATACTGCAGAGCTATTGTGTGCCTTGGAATGTCTACATGGGTTCAATGTTATTTATCGTGATCTTAAGCCCGAAAATATTTTGCTTGACTACAGCGGCCATATTGCTTTGTGCGACTTTGGTCTTTGCAAGCTCGATATGAAGGATGAAGATCGTACTAACAGTAAGTTGCCAAGTCAAATGTCTCCGACCCTGCACATTGCtgacatttttttttttctcacaGCTTTCTGTGGAACTCCCGAATATCTTGCTCCGGAGCTTCTCCTCGGCCTTGGATACACCAAAGCTGTTGATTGGTGGACCCTGGGTGTTCTCCTCTATGAGATGTTGACTGGATTGCCACCATTTTATGATGAAGACACCAACGAGATGTACCGCAAAATTTTGCAAGAACCGCTTACTTTCCCAAGCTCTGATATTGTTCCAGCTGCTGCTAGAGATCTCTTAACCCGACTCCTTGATCGTGACCCGCAACGCCGCCTGGGAGCCAATGGTGCCGCTGAGATCAAAGCACACCACTTCTTTGCGAACATCGATTGGCGCAAATTATTGCAGCGCAAATATGAGCCTAGCTTCCGACCAAATGTGGTATGTAGCTTTAATGTTTATCTCCAGTCCTAAAAAATTCGATTAAAGACATATCTCCTAACTGCACTTCAGGTTGACGCCCGTGACACTGGGAATTTCGATAGCGAGTTCACCTCTGAGGCTCCAACTGATTCTTATGTCGAAGGCCCCATCCTTTCCCAAACTATGCAGAAGCAGTTCGAAGGCTGGTCCTATAATCGCCCAGTTCCTGGGCTTGGCGATGGCGGAGGCAGTATCAAGGATCCAGCTTTTGGCAGCATCCCTGAATAGTCTcatataataattatttgACCGGACGAGATTATCTGGCGAAGTCATTCCCAATTATTTCGTTGAAATAA includes:
- a CDS encoding uncharacterized protein (EggNog:ENOG410PGHP~COG:T~BUSCO:3613at33183) is translated as MHSFFQSDNMSWKITKKLKETHLAPLANSFGRSSSTSTIKPDPVDETSSVPTPNILVSTANNGIAASEALVSPPATPVKPGILIVTLHEGRGFSLSNHYQQIFNSHFQNNYTGPVRPNSSSSHTGHNPVSSSYTQTSRPQSTSGGINAAPTNHGRYSTKYLPYALLDFDKLQVFVDAVSGNPENPLWAGDNTSFKFDVSRVTDLNIQLYLRNPAARPGAGRSEDVFLGACRIHPCFEELPKNADDSKGSKKDREKGPASQQSRHRLHSGTEWIDLQFGTGSLKIGVSFVENRQRSLTMEDFDLLKVVGKGSFGKVMQVLKRDTGRIYAMKTIRKAHIISRSEVEHTLAERSVLSQINNPFIVPLKFSFQSPEKLYLVLAFVNGGELFHHLQREQRFDINRARFYTAELLCALECLHGFNVIYRDLKPENILLDYSGHIALCDFGLCKLDMKDEDRTNTFCGTPEYLAPELLLGLGYTKAVDWWTLGVLLYEMLTGLPPFYDEDTNEMYRKILQEPLTFPSSDIVPAAARDLLTRLLDRDPQRRLGANGAAEIKAHHFFANIDWRKLLQRKYEPSFRPNVVDARDTGNFDSEFTSEAPTDSYVEGPILSQTMQKQFEGWSYNRPVPGLGDGGGSIKDPAFGSIPE